The Nitrospiraceae bacterium genome has a window encoding:
- a CDS encoding HlyD family type I secretion periplasmic adaptor subunit, which translates to MIILVFVSAVLWSSFSSIDIVAIAPGKIIPNGHSKTIQPYETGVVAAIHVQDGQVVRQGEVLIELDATQNGADRDRATIEYRAALVEAARLRALIAGEGRFIAPPESDPQLVLLQQQLLRDQLAEFGARVDAARHLIDQRKAAVEATNDNIRRLEVTVPMEIERATAYRKLLDQQFVSKMDYLQIEQQRIDRAQELAGQRSKLRQDQAALAESEKTYHALISEFQQIKQAELSSTETKAASLLQDVRKAEQKTALQRLVAPVDGVVQQLAIHTVGGVVAPAQPLLVLVPQDHPVEVEAQLENKDIGFVREGQPVEIKVETFPFTLYGTIPGKVLTVSDDAVPLDKDKGGLVYASRVSMDRSTVMAEGKQIHLSPGMAVTVEIKTGQRRVIEYLLSPLLKSAQESMRER; encoded by the coding sequence ATGATCATTCTGGTGTTCGTCTCGGCAGTCCTATGGTCTTCGTTCAGTTCTATCGACATCGTGGCGATTGCACCGGGAAAGATCATCCCAAATGGGCATTCCAAGACGATTCAGCCCTATGAGACCGGTGTCGTAGCAGCCATTCATGTGCAGGATGGGCAAGTTGTCAGGCAGGGCGAGGTGTTGATTGAGTTAGACGCTACCCAGAACGGAGCTGATCGTGACCGTGCCACCATTGAATATCGTGCGGCACTGGTCGAGGCCGCACGGTTGCGTGCTCTTATTGCCGGTGAGGGAAGGTTCATAGCCCCGCCTGAGAGTGATCCCCAGTTGGTGCTCCTACAGCAGCAGTTGTTGCGTGACCAATTGGCGGAGTTTGGTGCGCGAGTGGATGCGGCGCGACATTTGATCGATCAGCGGAAGGCGGCCGTCGAGGCAACCAATGACAACATTCGACGTTTGGAAGTGACGGTCCCGATGGAAATAGAACGAGCGACGGCATACAGGAAGTTGCTCGATCAGCAGTTCGTGTCTAAGATGGACTATCTCCAAATCGAACAACAGCGCATCGATAGGGCTCAGGAACTGGCAGGGCAACGGAGCAAGTTGCGGCAGGACCAAGCTGCGCTTGCCGAATCGGAGAAGACCTATCACGCCCTCATCTCAGAATTTCAGCAAATCAAACAGGCGGAACTGTCCTCGACGGAAACCAAGGCTGCGTCGTTGTTGCAGGATGTTCGCAAGGCCGAGCAGAAGACTGCATTGCAGCGGCTGGTCGCACCGGTAGATGGGGTGGTCCAGCAACTCGCCATTCATACCGTCGGTGGAGTCGTAGCACCGGCGCAGCCGCTCCTCGTTCTCGTGCCTCAGGACCACCCGGTTGAAGTCGAGGCCCAGCTTGAAAACAAAGACATTGGCTTCGTCAGAGAAGGTCAGCCGGTGGAGATCAAGGTCGAAACCTTTCCATTTACCTTGTATGGCACCATCCCAGGGAAAGTCTTGACCGTATCCGACGATGCCGTGCCACTCGATAAGGACAAGGGCGGATTGGTTTACGCGAGTCGGGTCAGCATGGACCGTTCGACTGTGATGGCTGAAGGAAAGCAGATACATCTCTCCCCCGGCATGGCAGTGACGGTGGAAATCAAAACCGGCCAACGGCGAGTGATCGAGTATCTGCTCAGCCCCCTCCTGAAGTCAGCGCAAGAAAGCATGAGGGAGCGGTAA
- a CDS encoding PilZ domain-containing protein, with product MKCTSNPPFLVHCSLSRDELARACEGALFEVSSHGTRCRTPDTLIEGDYLTLRLALPDEPQPLSIKLATVTWVRENRFGVELLVMDNEVRQRLGCFLDTHFPLQMEFADTRTELTISATQSS from the coding sequence ATGAAATGCACCTCGAATCCTCCATTCTTGGTCCATTGCTCACTCTCCCGTGACGAGTTGGCCCGCGCCTGTGAAGGCGCCCTCTTTGAAGTGAGTTCACACGGAACAAGATGCCGCACCCCGGATACATTGATCGAGGGTGATTACCTTACCCTCCGGCTTGCGCTTCCCGACGAGCCCCAACCGCTTTCTATAAAGCTGGCGACCGTGACCTGGGTACGTGAAAACCGATTTGGCGTGGAGCTACTGGTCATGGATAACGAAGTTCGTCAGCGATTGGGATGTTTCCTGGACACCCATTTTCCGCTTCAGATGGAATTCGCAGATACTCGGACGGAACTCACCATCAGTGCGACTCAATCATCGTAA
- a CDS encoding TIGR03790 family protein produces the protein MRICSRYLLLWLLLCSFMPEATSSASLQPDQVVVLANRNSTDSVAVARHYAAQRGLTERQIIVLDVPLGETISRSDYEVRLVLPLRAALERNGWQAKARALVVTYDLPLRVAAPVLTPEQAQALADARTHVRAVRGLLTKLETSLSDIAVTEAHPAPGGPRESGDSMLEAQRAARDFSRIGQAIQSAIKRVQAQAGHADYARWEEELTRLIVQFAGRGAFIPATRNPQEPLEVQVLRQQIEEGERILRMLMQQPQLTRRHELYVWVQQLFGLQGVLGLAAAEMDALNGDHADASVDSELSFLWWDRSDYVVAWRVPNPLFFDVAKQTTGDGGQLPVLMASRLDAPSPQLSMQMVDRALEAEREGLSGTVYLDARGLAQSDTYGRYDDSLRLAARMFQGKGALKVRLENTERRFSEPGEAPDVALYVGWYKLRGYEDAFAFRPGSIGYHLASAEAVSIRAGGEKGWCRNALLRGITVTLGPIAEPYLDSFPEPAHWIAFLTSGRYSLVETYYLSSRYVSWRMALFGDPLYNPWRGRSITLGASGHDGPIPPADRPIEDPVVTRASVRQKQDVLRARLLQILEDVARHIQPGF, from the coding sequence ATGCGGATATGTTCCCGCTACCTACTGCTGTGGCTATTGCTCTGTTCGTTCATGCCTGAGGCCACCTCCTCGGCCAGTCTTCAACCCGATCAGGTCGTCGTGCTAGCTAACCGGAACAGTACGGACAGCGTCGCTGTCGCGCGTCACTATGCCGCCCAACGAGGCCTGACAGAACGGCAGATCATTGTGTTGGATGTGCCTCTGGGCGAGACGATTTCTCGATCCGACTATGAGGTGCGGCTCGTGCTGCCCTTGCGAGCGGCATTGGAGCGCAACGGGTGGCAGGCGAAGGCGCGAGCGTTGGTCGTAACCTATGATCTGCCCTTACGGGTGGCTGCTCCGGTGCTGACACCTGAGCAGGCGCAGGCACTGGCAGATGCAAGGACCCATGTCCGGGCTGTCCGAGGATTGCTGACCAAGCTGGAGACGTCCTTGTCCGACATCGCCGTGACCGAGGCGCATCCTGCGCCTGGTGGTCCTCGTGAGTCCGGGGACTCAATGCTAGAGGCGCAACGGGCCGCTCGTGATTTCTCGCGAATCGGGCAGGCCATTCAGTCGGCGATCAAACGGGTTCAAGCGCAAGCAGGGCATGCGGACTATGCACGATGGGAGGAAGAACTCACGCGGCTGATCGTCCAATTTGCCGGCCGCGGGGCATTCATACCTGCCACCCGCAATCCACAGGAACCGCTGGAGGTCCAAGTGTTACGCCAACAGATCGAGGAGGGCGAGCGCATTCTCCGCATGCTCATGCAGCAGCCTCAACTTACGCGCCGGCATGAGTTGTACGTATGGGTACAACAATTGTTCGGGCTTCAGGGAGTGTTGGGGCTGGCCGCGGCGGAGATGGATGCGTTGAACGGCGATCATGCAGACGCCAGTGTGGATAGCGAATTGAGCTTCCTCTGGTGGGATCGGTCTGACTATGTGGTGGCATGGCGTGTGCCCAATCCGCTGTTTTTCGATGTGGCGAAGCAGACGACGGGTGATGGGGGGCAGCTGCCGGTATTGATGGCAAGCCGACTGGATGCACCGTCCCCCCAGTTGTCGATGCAGATGGTCGATCGTGCATTGGAGGCCGAGCGTGAAGGCCTATCGGGCACAGTGTACCTTGATGCCAGGGGGCTCGCTCAGTCTGACACGTATGGGCGCTACGATGACAGTTTGAGATTGGCGGCAAGGATGTTCCAAGGCAAGGGGGCACTCAAGGTTCGCCTCGAAAACACTGAGCGGCGTTTTAGTGAGCCGGGGGAGGCGCCGGACGTGGCTTTATATGTCGGATGGTACAAGCTTCGAGGGTATGAGGATGCGTTTGCTTTCCGCCCCGGATCGATTGGGTACCACTTGGCCTCCGCCGAAGCGGTGAGCATTCGCGCCGGTGGTGAGAAAGGATGGTGTCGGAACGCGCTGCTGCGTGGGATTACCGTTACGCTCGGTCCCATTGCCGAGCCCTACCTTGATTCGTTTCCTGAGCCGGCCCACTGGATTGCGTTCCTCACCAGTGGGCGGTACAGCTTGGTGGAAACCTACTATCTCTCCAGCCGCTATGTGAGTTGGCGCATGGCGTTGTTCGGCGACCCTCTCTATAACCCCTGGCGTGGGCGGAGCATCACGCTTGGGGCTTCAGGCCACGACGGTCCCATTCCTCCTGCCGATCGGCCAATCGAGGATCCTGTCGTGACGCGAGCATCCGTCAGGCAAAAGCAGGATGTCCTTCGCGCCAGGCTGCTTCAAATCCTTGAGGACGTCGCGCGACACATCCAACCGGGCTTCTAA
- a CDS encoding type I secretion system permease/ATPase, producing MDNTSNQAGLSEHDSGLVCLLLLAHFHSLPAEGGQLRHQFGKAGQLFDANALLRAAKHLGLKAGSRSVALADLDKAPLPAIACMHKGRFVVLAKVEGDKLLIHDPLHSYPLVQSREDFIQNWAGDLILVTKRAGLRPEEIPFNLAWFIPALFKYRRLLGEVLIASLFIQMFALLTPLFTQVVIDKVLVHKGFTTLHVLAVGMLALAIFEAVLSGLRTYLFAHTTNRIDVGLGAQLFRHLLALPLAYFEARRVGDTVARVRELEHIRQFLTSNSVTVVLDLLFTVVFLAVMWVYSPTLTLVVIASLPLYAILSFFITPIIRIRLNDKFNRGAENQAFLVEAVSGIQTVKAMALEPPLQRRWEEQLAGYVTASFKATSLITIASQIASLVQKITTLALLWFGAYLVIGGDLSIGQLIAFNMLAGQVTGPLLRLVNLWQEFQQVGISIQRLGDVLNTRPEPAYNPSRTTLPQIAGQITFDDVTFRYRPDGREVLRRVSLVIQPGQVIGIVGRSGSGKSTMTKLIQRLYVPEAGRVVVDGVDLAQVDPAWLRRQIGVVLQENFLFNRSVRDNIALTDPGLSMDRVIAAAKLAGAHEFILELPDGYDTIVGEYGCSLSGGQRQRIAIARALVANPRILIFDEASSALDYESEAIIQRNMAQICKGRTVIIIAHRLSTVRPAHRLYVIDQGQLVEQGTHDELLKRNGMYVRLHQHQEGRAA from the coding sequence ATGGATAATACTTCCAACCAGGCAGGCCTGTCTGAACATGATTCTGGGCTTGTATGTCTTCTCTTACTTGCCCATTTCCACAGTCTGCCTGCTGAAGGTGGACAACTGCGACATCAATTCGGTAAGGCGGGACAGCTGTTCGATGCCAACGCTCTGCTTCGGGCAGCCAAGCACCTCGGGTTGAAGGCGGGGTCCCGGAGCGTTGCATTGGCTGATCTGGACAAGGCTCCTCTGCCGGCGATCGCCTGCATGCATAAAGGCCGATTTGTCGTGTTGGCCAAGGTCGAAGGGGACAAGCTCCTGATTCACGATCCACTCCACTCTTATCCACTAGTTCAATCACGCGAGGACTTCATTCAGAATTGGGCAGGTGACCTCATACTCGTAACCAAGCGCGCAGGTCTTCGGCCGGAGGAGATTCCCTTCAACCTTGCTTGGTTCATTCCTGCCTTGTTCAAGTATCGTCGCTTACTTGGGGAGGTTCTGATTGCGTCCCTCTTTATCCAAATGTTCGCTCTTCTCACGCCACTGTTTACCCAAGTGGTCATTGACAAGGTATTGGTCCACAAGGGCTTTACCACCCTTCATGTCCTTGCGGTCGGCATGCTGGCTCTTGCGATCTTTGAGGCGGTCCTGAGCGGACTCCGAACCTACCTCTTTGCCCACACCACGAACCGCATCGATGTTGGACTGGGAGCACAACTCTTTCGACACTTGCTGGCTCTACCGCTCGCCTATTTTGAAGCCCGACGTGTCGGCGATACGGTTGCTCGTGTTCGCGAGTTGGAACATATTCGCCAGTTCCTGACTAGCAACAGTGTGACTGTGGTGCTTGATCTCTTGTTCACTGTCGTGTTCCTCGCGGTCATGTGGGTCTATAGTCCCACGCTCACGCTCGTTGTCATCGCGTCGCTTCCGTTGTACGCGATCCTGTCTTTTTTCATTACACCGATCATCAGGATCCGTCTCAATGACAAGTTCAATCGCGGCGCCGAGAACCAAGCGTTTCTTGTGGAAGCCGTCTCTGGCATTCAAACCGTCAAGGCTATGGCGCTGGAACCACCTCTGCAGCGGCGATGGGAAGAGCAGCTTGCCGGTTATGTGACGGCCAGTTTCAAAGCCACAAGCCTAATCACCATCGCGAGCCAGATCGCATCGCTCGTACAAAAGATTACCACCCTCGCGTTACTCTGGTTCGGTGCCTATCTGGTCATCGGAGGGGATCTCAGCATCGGCCAATTGATCGCCTTCAACATGTTGGCAGGGCAGGTGACCGGGCCGCTTCTCCGATTGGTCAATCTTTGGCAGGAATTCCAACAGGTGGGGATCTCGATCCAGCGACTGGGGGATGTGCTTAACACAAGGCCAGAGCCAGCCTACAACCCGAGCCGAACGACTCTACCGCAAATCGCCGGGCAGATTACCTTCGATGACGTCACGTTTCGCTACCGACCTGATGGAAGGGAGGTCCTTCGCCGGGTGTCATTGGTCATTCAGCCTGGCCAGGTCATTGGAATCGTCGGTCGATCTGGTTCCGGGAAAAGTACGATGACCAAGCTCATTCAGCGGCTGTATGTGCCGGAAGCGGGACGTGTGGTAGTCGATGGGGTTGACCTTGCGCAGGTAGATCCGGCTTGGCTACGGCGGCAGATCGGTGTCGTGCTTCAGGAGAACTTTCTGTTCAATCGTTCCGTTCGGGACAATATTGCGTTGACGGATCCAGGTCTGTCTATGGATCGGGTCATCGCAGCTGCGAAGTTGGCTGGTGCACATGAATTCATCCTTGAGCTTCCGGACGGTTATGACACCATTGTTGGAGAATATGGTTGTTCTCTCTCGGGCGGTCAGCGGCAACGCATTGCTATCGCCCGTGCTCTGGTCGCCAATCCACGAATCTTGATTTTTGATGAGGCTTCCAGCGCGCTGGACTATGAATCCGAAGCCATTATCCAACGAAACATGGCCCAGATCTGCAAGGGACGGACGGTGATTATTATCGCCCATCGGTTAAGTACTGTCAGGCCTGCACACCGCCTGTATGTCATCGACCAAGGTCAACTGGTGGAGCAAGGGACGCATGATGAGCTGTTGAAGAGAAATGGCATGTATGTGCGACTGCATCAGCATCAGGAGGGCCGAGCGGCGTGA
- the glgB gene encoding 1,4-alpha-glucan branching protein GlgB translates to MPAQRFPSDRFSLLTLDDLYLFNEGSHFHLYDKLGAHLITVNGVEGTYFAVWAPEAESVSVFGTFNHWDPNRHPLRPCGDSGIWEGFVPSVGKGTLYKFHIRSRHGGVQTIKADPFSRFNETPPKTASIVWDLQYAWGDQAWMQSRARRNALDSPISIYELHLGSWMRVPGEGHRSLSYREVAPKLIEYVMRLGFTHVEFLPLMDHPFFGSWGYQTTGYFAPSGCYGTPQDLMYLIDQLHQHDIGVIFDWVPSHFPTDEHGLSRFDGSYLFEHADPRQGFHPDWNTAIFNYSRNEVRSFLISSALFWIEEYHIDGLRVDAVASMLYLDYSRKEGEWIPNQYGGRENLEAIGFIRRLNEEVYRRHPDVQTIAEESTSWPSVSRPTYTGGLGFGMKWDMGWMHDTLEYMALDPVYRKHHHNNLTFRMLYAFHENFVLPLSHDEVVHGKGSLLGKMPGDDWQKFANLRALFGYMFAQAAKKLIFMGGEIGQWREWAHDDSVDWNLLNYPPHSGLQRWVSDLNRLYRQEPALHVHDFNARGFEWVDCHDADAGVISLLRHGHSSDPSILVVCNFTPVGRFDYRIGVPNSGFWTEVLNSDAVIYGGTGLGNLGGKHSQAQPAHGRTHSLSLTIPPLGVLFFKPTS, encoded by the coding sequence ATGCCTGCGCAGCGATTCCCCAGCGATCGGTTCAGCCTTCTCACGTTGGATGATCTCTATCTCTTCAATGAGGGTTCCCATTTTCACCTCTACGACAAGCTTGGCGCGCACCTTATTACGGTGAACGGCGTTGAGGGGACCTATTTCGCCGTCTGGGCACCTGAAGCGGAGAGTGTATCCGTATTCGGTACGTTCAACCACTGGGACCCCAATAGGCATCCGCTCCGTCCGTGTGGGGATTCCGGGATTTGGGAAGGATTTGTTCCAAGTGTGGGGAAAGGGACGCTGTACAAATTTCATATCCGTTCCCGGCATGGGGGAGTTCAGACAATCAAGGCGGACCCCTTTTCACGGTTCAACGAGACTCCTCCAAAGACGGCATCAATCGTGTGGGACCTTCAGTACGCATGGGGCGACCAGGCGTGGATGCAATCACGCGCCCGTCGTAACGCCCTGGATTCACCCATAAGCATCTATGAGCTGCACCTCGGATCATGGATGCGCGTGCCGGGGGAAGGGCATCGCTCACTCAGCTATAGGGAAGTCGCGCCTAAGCTGATTGAATATGTGATGCGCCTCGGGTTCACCCACGTGGAGTTTCTGCCGCTCATGGACCACCCGTTCTTTGGCAGTTGGGGATATCAGACGACCGGGTATTTCGCCCCGTCCGGCTGTTACGGCACTCCGCAAGACTTAATGTATTTGATCGACCAGCTCCATCAGCACGACATCGGTGTGATCTTTGACTGGGTGCCGTCGCATTTCCCGACTGACGAACACGGGTTAAGCCGGTTCGATGGAAGCTACTTGTTCGAGCACGCCGATCCACGACAGGGCTTCCATCCTGATTGGAACACGGCGATCTTCAATTACAGCCGCAATGAAGTCCGAAGTTTTTTGATCAGCAGCGCGCTGTTTTGGATTGAGGAGTACCATATCGACGGCCTTCGAGTGGACGCTGTGGCGTCAATGCTCTACTTGGATTACTCGCGAAAAGAGGGCGAGTGGATTCCCAACCAGTACGGCGGCCGGGAAAATCTTGAAGCGATCGGGTTTATCCGTCGCCTCAACGAAGAGGTTTACCGTCGCCATCCGGACGTGCAGACCATTGCGGAGGAATCCACATCCTGGCCTTCCGTGTCTCGACCGACTTATACAGGCGGGTTGGGGTTCGGCATGAAATGGGACATGGGCTGGATGCACGATACGCTGGAGTATATGGCGCTCGACCCCGTGTACCGCAAGCACCATCACAACAATCTCACCTTCCGCATGTTGTATGCGTTCCATGAAAACTTCGTGCTACCGCTGTCGCATGACGAAGTCGTCCACGGCAAGGGCTCCTTGTTGGGAAAGATGCCCGGCGATGACTGGCAGAAGTTTGCGAACTTGCGAGCGTTGTTCGGCTACATGTTTGCCCAAGCGGCAAAGAAGCTGATTTTTATGGGCGGCGAGATCGGCCAATGGCGGGAGTGGGCTCACGACGACAGCGTCGATTGGAATCTTTTGAATTACCCCCCCCACAGCGGGCTGCAACGCTGGGTTTCGGATCTGAATCGGCTCTATCGGCAAGAACCGGCGCTTCATGTACACGATTTCAATGCGCGCGGGTTCGAGTGGGTGGATTGCCATGATGCCGATGCCGGGGTGATCAGCCTATTGCGGCATGGGCATTCCTCAGACCCCAGCATCCTTGTGGTGTGCAACTTTACGCCGGTCGGACGATTCGATTATCGTATCGGTGTCCCAAACTCAGGATTCTGGACAGAGGTACTCAACAGCGACGCTGTGATTTACGGCGGCACCGGTTTGGGAAACCTTGGGGGAAAGCACTCGCAGGCTCAGCCTGCCCATGGTCGAACTCACTCGCTGTCCCTTACGATTCCGCCGCTTGGTGTGCTCTTTTTCAAGCCGACATCGTAA
- a CDS encoding DUF2235 domain-containing protein, translating into MPKRLILCLDGSWDMPSEHSTIPSRSALLSLDPANATCTRENVSTNVRRLYDSILPRSHNGWAQTKWYDDGAELPWLGRFRDGTFGYALDLQVLQSYAYLVALYEPGDEIYLYGFSRGAYVARTLVGLVQTCGLISPSLVEAQRVNRIKDLALSGASNAATSYDLTRSLRDLVLCPDDHLLTEAYRLYRNLGHDAQGRASSSFRSQAGQRAAIAFLGVWDTVGPMGIPTKALKYLNDHRYNFHDTDLSPVVKRAYHALAIDEHRSDYDATLWTSRTHDGQTIEQRWFSGSHGDVGGTYREKELSDLSLSWIQRRSVEAGISIEGTNPKYEPNPLGQLHDSFSEGFKGLRRWIHSRFYRPVLQTGTGTEVLDESVRIRLLRDSSYRPNNEGLRAAMTFADRR; encoded by the coding sequence GTGCCAAAACGGCTGATTCTGTGCCTCGACGGCTCCTGGGACATGCCTTCCGAGCATTCGACGATTCCTTCTCGATCCGCACTGCTGTCCCTTGACCCAGCCAACGCCACATGTACCAGAGAGAATGTTTCGACCAATGTACGGCGGTTGTACGATTCGATCCTCCCACGTTCACACAATGGCTGGGCACAGACGAAATGGTATGACGATGGAGCCGAACTACCCTGGCTCGGGCGATTTCGGGACGGGACGTTTGGCTATGCCTTGGATCTGCAAGTGCTGCAAAGCTATGCCTATCTCGTCGCGTTGTATGAACCTGGAGACGAAATCTATCTCTACGGCTTTAGTCGTGGGGCCTATGTGGCGAGGACCCTCGTCGGATTGGTGCAGACCTGTGGTCTGATCTCGCCTTCGTTGGTCGAGGCTCAGCGAGTGAATCGTATCAAGGACCTTGCGCTCTCCGGAGCGTCGAACGCTGCAACATCTTATGACCTGACCCGCAGCCTCAGGGACCTGGTGCTCTGTCCGGATGACCACCTGCTCACGGAGGCCTATCGGCTGTATCGTAATCTGGGGCACGATGCCCAGGGGCGGGCGTCTTCCTCGTTTCGTTCGCAAGCCGGCCAACGTGCGGCCATCGCATTTCTCGGCGTGTGGGATACAGTCGGGCCCATGGGGATCCCGACAAAAGCGCTAAAGTACTTGAACGACCATCGCTATAATTTTCACGATACGGACCTGAGTCCGGTGGTCAAGCGTGCCTACCATGCCCTGGCTATCGACGAACATCGCTCCGACTACGACGCCACGCTCTGGACTTCTCGGACCCATGATGGTCAGACCATCGAGCAACGATGGTTTTCGGGCTCGCACGGCGACGTCGGTGGAACCTATCGGGAAAAGGAGCTGTCCGACCTCTCCTTGTCCTGGATTCAACGGCGATCGGTTGAGGCAGGGATCTCCATCGAGGGAACCAATCCAAAATACGAACCAAACCCTCTCGGCCAGCTTCATGATTCGTTTTCGGAAGGTTTCAAAGGGCTGCGGCGATGGATTCATTCCCGTTTTTATCGACCGGTCCTTCAAACTGGAACTGGGACCGAGGTCTTGGATGAATCCGTGCGGATTCGATTGCTGAGAGACTCCAGCTACCGTCCCAATAACGAAGGGCTCAGAGCTGCTATGACGTTCGCCGATCGGCGATGA